A single genomic interval of Candidatus Zixiibacteriota bacterium harbors:
- a CDS encoding TolC family protein, whose product MIKSIFAVFMLLLPISAYGTDDILNKFIDEAIENNLALKQQDFSLQKSLAALHEARGLFLPSIDVIARYSKAGGGRSIDFPIGDIINPIHQSLNQILQEARFPGDLENINSPFMLEKEHDTKIQITQPVFQPLIYYNYKIKSNLCDIEKLSKKAFTRQLAADVKTAYFNYLKTVQVVQLYEKTEALLNENLRVCEKLFENQKVTKEAVFRAKAELSELEQGKSEAIKNRDMAAAYFNFLLNRPLNNAIEIISSDQLSADNKPEFTKAESLAVANRDEIKQMQTAIKAANNGAKLSKTKFLPGVSFIFDYGFQGEEYSFTSDDDFWMASMVLQWNLFNGLQDKSKVNQCQAEKRKLQAQLKELEIQVMLEVRNAYLNMDAANKSIIAANDRQNSARKSFEIVNKKFQQGMSPQIEFLDARSAMTRAEISYIIVQYDYHIRYAELEKALALYPVD is encoded by the coding sequence ATGATTAAAAGTATTTTTGCTGTTTTTATGCTTCTATTGCCAATCTCCGCTTACGGTACTGATGATATTCTTAATAAATTCATCGATGAAGCTATTGAAAACAATTTAGCTTTAAAACAGCAGGATTTTTCATTGCAAAAGAGCTTAGCGGCCTTACATGAGGCGCGCGGACTGTTTCTGCCCTCAATAGATGTTATAGCGCGGTATTCGAAAGCCGGAGGCGGCAGATCTATCGATTTTCCGATTGGCGATATTATCAATCCGATTCATCAGTCATTAAATCAGATTCTTCAAGAAGCGCGTTTCCCGGGCGATTTGGAGAATATCAATTCGCCTTTCATGCTGGAAAAGGAGCATGACACAAAAATCCAAATTACTCAACCCGTTTTTCAACCATTGATTTACTATAATTATAAAATAAAATCCAATTTATGCGATATTGAGAAATTATCAAAAAAAGCTTTTACCCGTCAACTGGCGGCGGATGTTAAGACCGCCTATTTCAACTACTTAAAAACAGTTCAAGTTGTTCAATTATATGAAAAAACAGAGGCTTTACTAAATGAAAATCTGCGAGTATGTGAGAAACTGTTTGAAAATCAGAAAGTTACCAAAGAGGCGGTTTTTAGGGCAAAAGCTGAGCTGAGCGAACTCGAACAAGGAAAATCAGAGGCAATTAAGAACAGGGATATGGCGGCGGCATACTTCAATTTTTTGCTTAACCGCCCGTTGAATAACGCCATTGAAATTATCAGTTCGGATCAATTGTCCGCAGATAATAAGCCGGAATTTACAAAGGCTGAATCGCTTGCTGTTGCAAATCGGGATGAGATAAAGCAGATGCAGACGGCCATCAAGGCGGCTAATAACGGCGCGAAATTGTCTAAAACGAAATTTCTGCCCGGCGTATCTTTTATTTTTGACTACGGCTTTCAGGGAGAAGAATACAGTTTCACTTCCGATGATGATTTCTGGATGGCTTCTATGGTTCTGCAATGGAATTTATTCAACGGACTTCAGGATAAATCAAAAGTCAATCAGTGTCAGGCGGAGAAAAGGAAATTGCAGGCACAATTAAAGGAGCTTGAGATACAGGTAATGCTGGAGGTTCGCAATGCCTATCTTAATATGGATGCGGCAAATAAAAGCATCATCGCCGCCAACGACAGGCAAAACAGCGCCCGAAAATCATTTGAAATTGTAAACAAAAAATTTCAGCAAGGCATGTCTCCGCAAATTGAGTTTTTGGATGCTCGGTCGGCAATGACCCGCGCTGAAATCAGTTATATCATTGTGCAATATGATTACCATATTCGCTATGCGGAATTGGAAAAAGCCTTAGCGCTTTATCCGGTGGATTAA
- the gdhA gene encoding NADP-specific glutamate dehydrogenase produces MSNKVNIFMEKIIAKNPAEKEYHQAVREVVESLVPVLERHPIYTEMKVLERICEPERVLMFRIPWLDDNQQVQVNRGFRVEFNSAIGPYKGGLRFHPTVNLGILKFLGFEQVFKNSLTTLPMGGGKGGSDFDPKGKSDNEVMKFCQAFMSELFRHIGPNTDVPAGDIGVGGREIGYLFGQYKKLRNAFEGVLTGKGLNWGGSLICPEATGYGAVYFAEEMLKTKGESFEGKKVSVSGSGNVAQYATQKVNQLGGKVVTLSDSSGYIVDNDGISGEKWDFVMELKNVKRGRIKEYADKFGCEYHEGRGIWNVPVDVALPCATQNELNGDDAKILVDNGCKCVSEGANMPSTPEAANVFIGKKILYGPGKAANAGGVAVSGLEMSQNSLRLSWTREEVDERLHGIMHSIHKASVETAEEYGTPGNYVNGANIAGFLKVADTMLDQGLV; encoded by the coding sequence ATGTCCAACAAAGTCAATATTTTCATGGAAAAGATAATCGCCAAGAATCCTGCTGAAAAAGAATATCATCAGGCAGTACGAGAGGTGGTAGAATCTTTAGTGCCGGTGCTTGAAAGGCATCCAATTTATACTGAAATGAAAGTTCTGGAAAGAATTTGCGAACCGGAGCGGGTTCTAATGTTTCGGATTCCCTGGCTGGATGATAATCAGCAGGTTCAGGTAAACCGTGGTTTCCGGGTAGAGTTCAACAGCGCTATAGGACCCTATAAAGGCGGCTTGCGTTTTCATCCCACAGTTAACCTTGGCATATTGAAGTTTCTCGGGTTTGAACAGGTTTTCAAAAACAGCCTTACCACTCTGCCTATGGGTGGCGGTAAAGGCGGCTCTGATTTTGATCCTAAAGGGAAATCAGACAACGAAGTTATGAAATTCTGCCAGGCATTTATGAGCGAACTGTTCCGCCACATCGGACCTAATACCGATGTGCCTGCCGGTGATATTGGCGTCGGCGGACGTGAAATCGGCTATTTATTCGGTCAGTATAAAAAGCTTCGCAATGCATTCGAGGGCGTTTTAACTGGTAAGGGTTTGAACTGGGGCGGCAGTTTGATTTGTCCGGAAGCCACTGGTTATGGAGCCGTGTATTTCGCTGAAGAAATGTTAAAAACAAAAGGTGAATCTTTCGAGGGTAAGAAAGTGTCTGTCTCCGGCTCCGGTAATGTTGCCCAATACGCCACCCAGAAAGTTAATCAGCTTGGCGGCAAGGTAGTTACTTTATCTGATTCAAGCGGCTATATTGTCGATAATGATGGCATTTCCGGTGAAAAGTGGGATTTTGTTATGGAGCTTAAGAATGTTAAGCGCGGCCGTATAAAAGAATATGCTGACAAATTTGGCTGTGAGTACCATGAAGGCAGAGGCATCTGGAATGTGCCTGTTGATGTTGCCTTACCATGCGCTACCCAAAACGAGCTTAATGGCGATGATGCGAAAATATTAGTAGATAATGGCTGCAAATGCGTTTCTGAGGGCGCCAATATGCCGTCAACGCCTGAGGCTGCTAATGTCTTTATCGGCAAGAAGATTCTTTATGGCCCGGGCAAAGCCGCCAATGCTGGTGGTGTGGCAGTTTCCGGTTTGGAGATGTCTCAAAACAGTTTGCGTCTTAGCTGGACCCGTGAAGAAGTCGATGAGCGTTTACATGGAATTATGCACAGTATCCATAAGGCTTCCGTAGAGACCGCTGAGGAATATGGCACTCCCGGCAACTATGTCAATGGCGCTAATATTGCCGGTTTTTTGAAAGTTGCCGATACCATGCTGGATCAAGGTCTGGTCTAA
- a CDS encoding efflux RND transporter periplasmic adaptor subunit has translation MFLKSSADKGQIMKKIKVIQLILLIIVGAVIYQGCSSQNDEIKINDAIPVKTKNIALEEISIPIHTSGKLHSTAEIKLSFKVGGIIDNIYVNEGQAVKKGQLLARLKLDEINAQAVRARSGFEKAQRDYQRAKNLYADSVATLEQIEDAETGLDIARSNLKIAEFNLKHAAIYAPTKGKILKRFPEQSEMAAPGNPVFIFGSSNKEWIARAGVIDSDIIRLKIGDSASVSFDAYPEISFPARVAEIAESADPLNGTYEVELTVSPNKNKLVSGFTAKIDIFPAKKQPCYIIPAEALVEADANEGYIYVINTSNNTAKKVNVKIGYIFDDGIAIASGLTDIQAVIASGASYLTDGSAIKIVN, from the coding sequence ATGTTTTTAAAATCATCAGCAGATAAAGGGCAAATTATGAAAAAGATAAAAGTAATCCAATTGATACTTTTGATAATTGTCGGCGCTGTTATTTATCAAGGATGCAGCTCGCAAAACGATGAAATTAAGATAAACGATGCTATCCCTGTTAAAACCAAAAATATCGCCCTTGAGGAAATTTCCATTCCCATTCATACCAGCGGGAAACTGCATTCTACGGCTGAGATAAAACTGTCATTTAAAGTTGGCGGCATTATCGACAATATATATGTTAATGAGGGACAGGCGGTAAAAAAGGGGCAATTGTTAGCGCGGTTAAAGCTGGATGAAATTAATGCTCAGGCTGTTCGCGCGCGAAGCGGCTTCGAGAAAGCGCAGCGCGACTATCAACGTGCAAAAAATCTATATGCCGACAGCGTGGCTACTTTAGAACAGATTGAAGATGCTGAGACTGGTCTTGATATTGCCCGGTCAAATTTGAAAATCGCCGAGTTCAATCTTAAGCATGCCGCGATTTATGCTCCGACTAAGGGGAAGATATTGAAGCGGTTCCCGGAGCAAAGTGAAATGGCTGCTCCGGGTAATCCTGTTTTTATCTTCGGTTCAAGCAATAAAGAATGGATTGCGCGCGCCGGAGTTATCGACAGTGATATCATCAGATTGAAAATAGGCGACTCCGCCAGCGTCTCTTTCGATGCTTATCCTGAGATAAGTTTCCCGGCTCGGGTTGCCGAAATCGCAGAATCGGCAGACCCTCTGAACGGAACTTATGAAGTTGAATTGACCGTTTCCCCGAATAAAAACAAGCTCGTTTCAGGTTTCACCGCTAAGATTGACATCTTTCCGGCAAAAAAACAGCCCTGCTATATTATACCTGCTGAAGCTCTCGTTGAGGCTGATGCAAATGAAGGATATATTTATGTTATAAACACATCGAATAATACTGCTAAAAAAGTTAATGTAAAAATCGGTTATATATTCGATGACGGAATCGCTATTGCATCCGGTCTGACAGATATACAAGCGGTTATTGCCAGCGGCGCTTCCTACTTGACGGATGGTTCTGCTATTAAAATAGTAAATTGA
- a CDS encoding TetR/AcrR family transcriptional regulator, producing the protein MGTAERREREKKKRSNDILDAAEKIFFAKGISNATMDDVAEQAELSKGTLYLYFKSKEDLYLGINLRALKIIQEMFKNTLTEKMTGIEKTVAIGRAYYKFYQTYPDYFNALIHFEALGIDVSDGDSLALQCMKTGSRALEILSDSIGEGIQDGSIRPDLDPVKTAYLLWAQTNGVIQIIINKRKFIEAFENFNPEELITEFFKLSNYALRPNA; encoded by the coding sequence ATGGGAACTGCGGAAAGAAGAGAAAGAGAAAAAAAGAAAAGATCTAATGATATTCTGGATGCGGCTGAAAAAATATTTTTCGCAAAAGGAATCAGCAATGCCACTATGGATGATGTCGCCGAACAGGCGGAATTAAGCAAGGGAACGCTTTATCTTTATTTCAAGAGCAAGGAAGATTTATACTTAGGGATAAATCTGCGCGCCTTAAAAATAATTCAGGAAATGTTTAAAAATACGCTAACAGAAAAAATGACAGGGATTGAAAAAACTGTGGCTATTGGCCGAGCGTACTACAAATTTTACCAGACATATCCTGACTATTTTAATGCTTTAATACATTTCGAAGCCTTGGGAATTGATGTAAGCGATGGAGATTCTTTAGCTTTGCAGTGTATGAAAACAGGCAGCAGGGCTTTAGAAATTCTTTCTGATTCTATCGGGGAGGGTATTCAAGATGGCTCAATTCGGCCAGACCTTGATCCGGTAAAAACTGCCTATCTTTTATGGGCGCAGACTAATGGCGTAATTCAAATAATTATTAATAAAAGGAAATTTATTGAAGCATTTGAAAATTTCAATCCCGAGGAACTCATTACAGAGTTTTTCAAGCTATCAAATTATGCATTAAGGCCAAATGCTTAA